From a region of the Salmo trutta chromosome 10, fSalTru1.1, whole genome shotgun sequence genome:
- the LOC115201563 gene encoding ZP domain-containing protein isoform X3: protein MKKTVFLIILLSVTKATTMVQTMEPVTTQPQTMEPVTTQPQTTEPVATQPQTTEPVATQPQTTEPVATQPQTTEPVATQPQTTTLPTTGVTVSKASVVCNETSMTVAVEKASIVGLYEDHLRLNDPSCSLSSNSSHVFRTLALNTCGTQLEEEEDNLIFRNEITSFEDSSAVITKREEMEIEFWCVYPKKGNVSLEFLAHKIPYIFREKGFGKFTYQFEFYHSSRFNRMVDPSSYPVEVELKEMVYMEITSTSSVPNTEMFVESCMATPTDNPNDPEHYSIIQNGCKKDETVQIYSSSQSQFHFAMEAFKFIGMHDQVYISCAVVLCETGNTNTRCAQGCINGTTATTPQHRQEREATLETNPHYISQGPLRVRRRADTKAADVTLNLNLLFIAGSFLAAVAMVCGVVMYRSRESKDKYQP, encoded by the exons ATGAAAAAAACAGTGTTCCTGATCATTCTGTTATCAG TAACAAAAGCCACAACCATGGTACAAACTATGGAACCAGTTACTACCCAACCCCAAACTATGGAACCGGTTACTACCCAACCCCAAACAACGGAACCTGTTGCTACCCAACCCCAAACAACGGAACCTGTTGCAACCCAACCCCAAACAACGGAACCTGTTGCTACCCAACCCCAAACAACGGAACCTGTTGCTacccaaccccaaacaacaacactCCCTACTACAGGTG TGACTGTTTCCAAAGCAAGTGTGGTCTGCAACGAGACCAGCATGACGGTGGCTGTGGAGAAGGCCTCCATCGTGGGTCTCTATGAGGACCACCTGCGTCTTAATGACCCGTCCTGCAGCCTGAGCTCCAATAGCAGCCACGTCTTCAGGACCCTGGCCCTCAACACCTGTGGCACCCAGCTGGAG GAGGAAGAGGACAACCTAATCTTCAGAAACGAGATCACATCCTTTGAGGACTCCAGTGCCGTGATCACcaagagggaggagatggagatcGAATTCTGGTGCGTCTACCCCAAGAAGGGCAACGTGAGCCTGGAATTCCTGGCCCACAAGATTCCGTACATTTTCAGAGAGAAGGGCTTCGGGAAGTTCACCTACCAGTTTGAGTTCTACCACAGTAGTAGATTCAACAGGATGGTGGATCCATCCAGTTACCCAGTGGAG GTGGAACTGAAAGAGATGGTCTACATGGAGATCACGTCCACGTCCTCGGTCCCCAACACTGAAATGTTTGTGGAGTCATGCATGGCCACGCCAACAGACAACCCCAACGACCCAGAGCACTACAGCATCATCCAAAACGG CTGCAAGAAGGACGAAACTGTTCAGATCTACTCTAGTTCCCAATCCCAGTTCCATTTTGCAATGGAAGCTTTCAAATTCATTGGTATGCATGACCAG GTGTACATCAGCTGTGCAGTGGTCCTGTGTGAGACGGGGAACACCAACACCCGCTGTGCTCAGGGCTGCATCAATGGCACTACGGCCACAACTCCCCAGCATCGCCAAGAGAGAGAGGCCACCCTGGAGACCAACCCCCACTACATCTCCCAGGGGCCTTTGCGTGTGAGGAGGAGAGCCGATACCAAAG CTGCTGATGTGACTTTGAACCTGAATTTGTTGTTCATCGCTGGCAGCTTCCTGGCAGCAGTCGCCATGGTGTGTGGAGTGGTCATGTACAGATCCAGGGAGTCAAAGGATAAATATCAACCTTGA
- the LOC115201563 gene encoding ZP domain-containing protein isoform X1 yields the protein MKKTVFLIILLSGLCPTVTKATTMVQTMEPVTTQPQTMEPVTTQPQTTEPVATQPQTTEPVATQPQTTEPVATQPQTTEPVATQPQTTTLPTTGVTVSKASVVCNETSMTVAVEKASIVGLYEDHLRLNDPSCSLSSNSSHVFRTLALNTCGTQLEEEEDNLIFRNEITSFEDSSAVITKREEMEIEFWCVYPKKGNVSLEFLAHKIPYIFREKGFGKFTYQFEFYHSSRFNRMVDPSSYPVEVELKEMVYMEITSTSSVPNTEMFVESCMATPTDNPNDPEHYSIIQNGCKKDETVQIYSSSQSQFHFAMEAFKFIGMHDQVYISCAVVLCETGNTNTRCAQGCINGTTATTPQHRQEREATLETNPHYISQGPLRVRRRADTKAADVTLNLNLLFIAGSFLAAVAMVCGVVMYRSRESKDKYQP from the exons ATGAAAAAAACAGTGTTCCTGATCATTCTGTTATCAG GGCTGTGTCCTACAGTAACAAAAGCCACAACCATGGTACAAACTATGGAACCAGTTACTACCCAACCCCAAACTATGGAACCGGTTACTACCCAACCCCAAACAACGGAACCTGTTGCTACCCAACCCCAAACAACGGAACCTGTTGCAACCCAACCCCAAACAACGGAACCTGTTGCTACCCAACCCCAAACAACGGAACCTGTTGCTacccaaccccaaacaacaacactCCCTACTACAGGTG TGACTGTTTCCAAAGCAAGTGTGGTCTGCAACGAGACCAGCATGACGGTGGCTGTGGAGAAGGCCTCCATCGTGGGTCTCTATGAGGACCACCTGCGTCTTAATGACCCGTCCTGCAGCCTGAGCTCCAATAGCAGCCACGTCTTCAGGACCCTGGCCCTCAACACCTGTGGCACCCAGCTGGAG GAGGAAGAGGACAACCTAATCTTCAGAAACGAGATCACATCCTTTGAGGACTCCAGTGCCGTGATCACcaagagggaggagatggagatcGAATTCTGGTGCGTCTACCCCAAGAAGGGCAACGTGAGCCTGGAATTCCTGGCCCACAAGATTCCGTACATTTTCAGAGAGAAGGGCTTCGGGAAGTTCACCTACCAGTTTGAGTTCTACCACAGTAGTAGATTCAACAGGATGGTGGATCCATCCAGTTACCCAGTGGAG GTGGAACTGAAAGAGATGGTCTACATGGAGATCACGTCCACGTCCTCGGTCCCCAACACTGAAATGTTTGTGGAGTCATGCATGGCCACGCCAACAGACAACCCCAACGACCCAGAGCACTACAGCATCATCCAAAACGG CTGCAAGAAGGACGAAACTGTTCAGATCTACTCTAGTTCCCAATCCCAGTTCCATTTTGCAATGGAAGCTTTCAAATTCATTGGTATGCATGACCAG GTGTACATCAGCTGTGCAGTGGTCCTGTGTGAGACGGGGAACACCAACACCCGCTGTGCTCAGGGCTGCATCAATGGCACTACGGCCACAACTCCCCAGCATCGCCAAGAGAGAGAGGCCACCCTGGAGACCAACCCCCACTACATCTCCCAGGGGCCTTTGCGTGTGAGGAGGAGAGCCGATACCAAAG CTGCTGATGTGACTTTGAACCTGAATTTGTTGTTCATCGCTGGCAGCTTCCTGGCAGCAGTCGCCATGGTGTGTGGAGTGGTCATGTACAGATCCAGGGAGTCAAAGGATAAATATCAACCTTGA
- the LOC115201563 gene encoding ZP domain-containing protein isoform X2, with the protein MKKTVFLIILLSGLCPTVTKATTMVQTMEPVTTQPQTMEPVTTQPQTTEPVATQPQTTEPVATQPQTTEPVATQPQTTEPVATQPQTTTLPTTVTVSKASVVCNETSMTVAVEKASIVGLYEDHLRLNDPSCSLSSNSSHVFRTLALNTCGTQLEEEEDNLIFRNEITSFEDSSAVITKREEMEIEFWCVYPKKGNVSLEFLAHKIPYIFREKGFGKFTYQFEFYHSSRFNRMVDPSSYPVEVELKEMVYMEITSTSSVPNTEMFVESCMATPTDNPNDPEHYSIIQNGCKKDETVQIYSSSQSQFHFAMEAFKFIGMHDQVYISCAVVLCETGNTNTRCAQGCINGTTATTPQHRQEREATLETNPHYISQGPLRVRRRADTKAADVTLNLNLLFIAGSFLAAVAMVCGVVMYRSRESKDKYQP; encoded by the exons ATGAAAAAAACAGTGTTCCTGATCATTCTGTTATCAG GGCTGTGTCCTACAGTAACAAAAGCCACAACCATGGTACAAACTATGGAACCAGTTACTACCCAACCCCAAACTATGGAACCGGTTACTACCCAACCCCAAACAACGGAACCTGTTGCTACCCAACCCCAAACAACGGAACCTGTTGCAACCCAACCCCAAACAACGGAACCTGTTGCTACCCAACCCCAAACAACGGAACCTGTTGCTacccaaccccaaacaacaacactCCCTACTACAG TGACTGTTTCCAAAGCAAGTGTGGTCTGCAACGAGACCAGCATGACGGTGGCTGTGGAGAAGGCCTCCATCGTGGGTCTCTATGAGGACCACCTGCGTCTTAATGACCCGTCCTGCAGCCTGAGCTCCAATAGCAGCCACGTCTTCAGGACCCTGGCCCTCAACACCTGTGGCACCCAGCTGGAG GAGGAAGAGGACAACCTAATCTTCAGAAACGAGATCACATCCTTTGAGGACTCCAGTGCCGTGATCACcaagagggaggagatggagatcGAATTCTGGTGCGTCTACCCCAAGAAGGGCAACGTGAGCCTGGAATTCCTGGCCCACAAGATTCCGTACATTTTCAGAGAGAAGGGCTTCGGGAAGTTCACCTACCAGTTTGAGTTCTACCACAGTAGTAGATTCAACAGGATGGTGGATCCATCCAGTTACCCAGTGGAG GTGGAACTGAAAGAGATGGTCTACATGGAGATCACGTCCACGTCCTCGGTCCCCAACACTGAAATGTTTGTGGAGTCATGCATGGCCACGCCAACAGACAACCCCAACGACCCAGAGCACTACAGCATCATCCAAAACGG CTGCAAGAAGGACGAAACTGTTCAGATCTACTCTAGTTCCCAATCCCAGTTCCATTTTGCAATGGAAGCTTTCAAATTCATTGGTATGCATGACCAG GTGTACATCAGCTGTGCAGTGGTCCTGTGTGAGACGGGGAACACCAACACCCGCTGTGCTCAGGGCTGCATCAATGGCACTACGGCCACAACTCCCCAGCATCGCCAAGAGAGAGAGGCCACCCTGGAGACCAACCCCCACTACATCTCCCAGGGGCCTTTGCGTGTGAGGAGGAGAGCCGATACCAAAG CTGCTGATGTGACTTTGAACCTGAATTTGTTGTTCATCGCTGGCAGCTTCCTGGCAGCAGTCGCCATGGTGTGTGGAGTGGTCATGTACAGATCCAGGGAGTCAAAGGATAAATATCAACCTTGA
- the LOC115201563 gene encoding ZP domain-containing protein isoform X4, producing the protein MKKTVFLIILLSGLCPTVTKATTMVQTMEPVTTQPQTMEPVTTQPQTTEPVATQPQTTEPVATQPQTTEPVATQPQTTTLPTTGVTVSKASVVCNETSMTVAVEKASIVGLYEDHLRLNDPSCSLSSNSSHVFRTLALNTCGTQLEEEEDNLIFRNEITSFEDSSAVITKREEMEIEFWCVYPKKGNVSLEFLAHKIPYIFREKGFGKFTYQFEFYHSSRFNRMVDPSSYPVEVELKEMVYMEITSTSSVPNTEMFVESCMATPTDNPNDPEHYSIIQNGCKKDETVQIYSSSQSQFHFAMEAFKFIGMHDQVYISCAVVLCETGNTNTRCAQGCINGTTATTPQHRQEREATLETNPHYISQGPLRVRRRADTKAADVTLNLNLLFIAGSFLAAVAMVCGVVMYRSRESKDKYQP; encoded by the exons ATGAAAAAAACAGTGTTCCTGATCATTCTGTTATCAG GGCTGTGTCCTACAGTAACAAAAGCCACAACCATGGTACAAACTATGGAACCAGTTACTACCCAACCCCAAACTATGGAACCGGTTACTACCCAACCCCAAACAACGGAACCTGTTGCTACCCAACCCCAAACAACGGAACCTGTTGCAACCCAACCCCAAACAACGGAACCTGTTGCTACCCAACCCCA aacaacaacactCCCTACTACAGGTG TGACTGTTTCCAAAGCAAGTGTGGTCTGCAACGAGACCAGCATGACGGTGGCTGTGGAGAAGGCCTCCATCGTGGGTCTCTATGAGGACCACCTGCGTCTTAATGACCCGTCCTGCAGCCTGAGCTCCAATAGCAGCCACGTCTTCAGGACCCTGGCCCTCAACACCTGTGGCACCCAGCTGGAG GAGGAAGAGGACAACCTAATCTTCAGAAACGAGATCACATCCTTTGAGGACTCCAGTGCCGTGATCACcaagagggaggagatggagatcGAATTCTGGTGCGTCTACCCCAAGAAGGGCAACGTGAGCCTGGAATTCCTGGCCCACAAGATTCCGTACATTTTCAGAGAGAAGGGCTTCGGGAAGTTCACCTACCAGTTTGAGTTCTACCACAGTAGTAGATTCAACAGGATGGTGGATCCATCCAGTTACCCAGTGGAG GTGGAACTGAAAGAGATGGTCTACATGGAGATCACGTCCACGTCCTCGGTCCCCAACACTGAAATGTTTGTGGAGTCATGCATGGCCACGCCAACAGACAACCCCAACGACCCAGAGCACTACAGCATCATCCAAAACGG CTGCAAGAAGGACGAAACTGTTCAGATCTACTCTAGTTCCCAATCCCAGTTCCATTTTGCAATGGAAGCTTTCAAATTCATTGGTATGCATGACCAG GTGTACATCAGCTGTGCAGTGGTCCTGTGTGAGACGGGGAACACCAACACCCGCTGTGCTCAGGGCTGCATCAATGGCACTACGGCCACAACTCCCCAGCATCGCCAAGAGAGAGAGGCCACCCTGGAGACCAACCCCCACTACATCTCCCAGGGGCCTTTGCGTGTGAGGAGGAGAGCCGATACCAAAG CTGCTGATGTGACTTTGAACCTGAATTTGTTGTTCATCGCTGGCAGCTTCCTGGCAGCAGTCGCCATGGTGTGTGGAGTGGTCATGTACAGATCCAGGGAGTCAAAGGATAAATATCAACCTTGA